Within Anolis sagrei isolate rAnoSag1 chromosome X, rAnoSag1.mat, whole genome shotgun sequence, the genomic segment AGGAAGAAGGGTGGGGGGATTTGCTACTGACAACAGGATTGTAAATTGTGAGAAAAATGGAAAGACTGTTCATATCTCTAgtctagcgtttctcaacctgtggtcgggacccctggggaggtcgcaaggagagtgtcagaggggtcaccaaagatcatcagaaaacacagtatttcctgttcatCATGgaggttctgagtgggaagtttggcccaattttgtcgttgatggggttcagaatgctatttgattgtaggtgaactataaatcccagcaactacaattcctaaatgtcaagatctattttctcctaattccaccagtgttcacattagggtatattgagtattcatgtcaagtttggtccagatccatcattgtttgagtccacagggctctctggatgtaggtaaactacaattccaaaactcaaggtcaatgtccaccaaatccttccagtattttctgttggtcatgggagttctgtgtgccaagtttggttcaattccatccttggtggagttcagaatgttctatgattgtaggtgaactctaaatcccagcaactacaactcccaaatgacaaaatcaaccccccccctcccaatcccaccagtattcaaatttgggcgtatagggtaattgtgccaaatttggtccagtgaatgaaaatacatcctgaatctCAGATATCTACATTGTGATTCAacgcagtagcaaaattacagttgtgaagtaacaacaaaaataattttatggttggggttcaccacaacacaaataactgtattaagggattgcagcattaggaaggttgagaaacactgctctaatcttGACTCCAGCCCACTCTTTGTCTCAGAGATCAGATTAAAAGTGCTGCGTACATTTGCTGTACACATAGAAATTCTAGATATGAAGAATCTCTTGATTTTTTGTTcagaataatatttatttaaaagtgtTGTCTTCTGAATGCCTGTAAACCTTGAGTTCAAAGAGCCAAAATAAATCAATGACTGCAAAACAAGCAGAGCCATTTCAACACACATCTGTTGTATGTCAGCAATTAATGTCACTTCGGGTCACTTCTCGCCATGAAAATCAACATTATGTAGGACATCTACaaacaaagtatttttaaaacaatttaagatATACAATTTAGTTTTTGGAGAGGGCAAATGGGACACCCGGGTGGTCTTGGGTCGTGGGAGATAGAAAGATGTAAGCAGAGTAtttcttatgattttttttcaatgtcaggagtaacttgggaaactgcaagtcacttctggtgtgagagaattggccgtctgcaaggatgttgcccaggggaggcctggatgttttaataataataataataataataataataataacttcttatcccgccaccatttccctgaagggactcgggatggcttataGACAGCAcgaagtgcctaaaaacaaaacataaaagtgaacacaatataaaatacaataaaatacagtaaattacatataaaaacaaaattaagacTCAATCAAGCTGCCATCCTCTAACCATGGCAGTAAATTACAGactacacaataataacaaccatcctgtgggaggcttcttaaaTGTGCTCACATgagaagcaggagctgacagacggaagctcacactgctctctggattcgaaccatcgacctttcggtcagcactcctgctggcacaaaggtttaacccattgtgccactgggggctccattcctTATGATGCATGTAATAGGTGTAGCTGAGGTGGGGCTAAAATAACACCATTGCTCCTGCCATAAGAGTTCCACTCTCCTACATTTTCTTTCAGTTCCAAAACATCTAGTGTCACAGTAACTTATTATTTCTGTTGAGCATATAGAAGCAGAGTTTCGACCCACCCACTGAGTATAATGGCAGGGTAGACCTGGCTCCCCAGTCCTGATGCCTACTGAAAATAGTTAAAACTAGAGTAGATTCATTGGTTCAGTTATAGAATAAGTCAATTTTTGGGTAAATCCCATGGATTTGATGGACCTTCTTTACTTGGGATGAATCATAATAATCCAGACCTAGTCCTCAATACTTCTTTGGACATGACTTTGAAGGTCAGATAACTAgaaagttgtgttttttttaaatgtaagacTATTCTGGTAGTTCGGttgttggattgttgtaggttttttgggatgtagggctatgttctagaagcattctctcctgacgttttgcctgcatttatggcaggaatgctcagaggttgggaggtctgttggaaatttaggaaaattgggtttatatatctgtggaaagtccagggtgggagaaagaatttttgtctgttagagctaggtgtgaatgtttcaattggccaccttgattagcatttgatggcctgacagtttttaggcgtggcttgttagtgcctaggggaatcccttgttgagaggtgattagctgtccctgattgtttctcctctggagttcccctttgtttgagttttgttctttattttatttttagaattttagagttttttttaataccggtagccagattttgttcattttcatagtttctacctttctgttgaaattgtccacatgcttgtcaatttcagtggcttctctgtgtagtctgacatggtgattgttagagttgtctagcatttctgtgttctcaaataatatgctgtgtccaggttggttcatcaggtgctctgctatggctgacctctctggttgaagtagtctgcagtgcctttcatgttccttgattcgtgtttgggtgctgcgaaCCCCACTTcgtccaagatgaactgaaccaactaaactgggctttacaggccaattaATACTTCACTACAGACatcggaagagctgcaagaccaagaacaagtcacGAGAATAAAGACAATGATCCAcacagagggaaagtgttcttgccatacatcactACTGatcgcattgggaagctgatgaaaaacacaacctacaaactatctacagacccaccaagaaaattcaacaaatgctacattcagcaaaagacaagagggaccctctcacttctgcaggagtctaccatataccatgcagctgtggacaagtctacatagggaccaccaaacgcagcaagacccaaacacgaatcaaggaacatgaaaggcactgcagactacttcaaccagagaagtcagccattgcagagcacctgatgaaccacctggatatagcatattatttgagaacacagaaatgctggtccACTCGCACAACTGtcgtgtcaggctacacagagaagccattgaaatccacaagcatgtggacaatttcaacagaaaggaagaaaccgtgaaaatgaacagaatccggctaccagtattaaaaaaaccctctaaaattataacagtaaataaagaacaaaactcaaacacaatagaactccagagaagaaactatcaggaacagctaatcacctctcaacaaagaattcccccagtgagtaagaagccacacctaaaaactgtcaggccatctaatgctaatcaaggtggtcaactgaaacatccacacccaactccaacagacaagagttatttcttccaccccggactttccacatatatataaaatcaattttcctagtttctaacagacctcacaacctctgaggatgcctgccatagatgcaggcaaaacgttaggagagaatgcttctagaacatggtcatacagcccgaaaaacctacaacaacccagtgattctggccatgaaagccttcgacaatacatcggtTGTTGTTTTCATTAAAGACTATTTTGCTAGaatgtgttgttgctgctgtggtaCTTGGCTAGCAATGCAAAACTAAATGTGCCCATGTTTTGGACATCTCTCTTCAGCCCTTTTGAATTAAATATGGGTTAAGGGAGAAATTCACAAAAACAAGCCTCCGGGCTTCCGCTTATTGGCTCTTCCTGAAAAGAGTCTGACATTAAGCAGATGTTCATTAGTGTCATTCGTAGATAATTCCGTGGTGAGGTTATATCTGAGCTAGACACGGCCTCAGTTTTCTCTCTCACAGACACACCCTTCTGTCTctgttgttttgtgcagaaacaaTGCACCAAGACATTTTTATAGCACTCCTAGATCATTGCGCATGAACAGCCAAGTCTGTGGGAACTTTGTTTTTAGTGATCATCTTTCAGCAGTAAGTCACATTCCAGTAGCTCATTTCTCCATTTATGGAAGCAATACAGCAGAGTATTATTCAATGCTTAAAAGAGGAATTACGATATGagaactatggccccttctacactgccattggaaatcctgattatctgctttgaactggcttatatggcagtgcagactcatataatctggttcaaagacaataatgtggatgatctgttttaataatctggattatatggcagtgtagaagggtcctgtcCTGTTTCAAGTGTTTGGCTTGTAATTTTTTCTGATGGACCCCATTTCTTCCCATAAgaaccagcactttttaaaattctggaaTTAATTGGCAATTTTAAACTAGTCCAGATTTCTGTGATTCCTTTTGTCAATGGAGTTTCACATACTATTATCACAATGAATCCCAAGCTAACTGTGGTATTTTTTGGTGGTGTCTTGCTTACCACAGAAATGAACTGTCTCGTCTCCTCCTTCctcagggcggttccagacaggcaGTTATCCCAGGACTATTCGCgttttaaaaacgtggatgttcctggggaCCTGTCCACACCTACCCCATAAAGCACATGATTTATGGGGTGCGTGTACAGTTGCTCTTGCAGGACTGGCCCGCGAGAACATCTGGAAGCTCTAGCcccttccccaaagcccccaaacctctttgaaaagtcaagaaaacttacccagccttcaGTACACTCTTGCAGCAGCTCTCCCAGCACACAGAAATTATGCACCAGTAgagctgggcgggggggggggggggagaaaatcactcctctccccccacccactctcctggcgcatcatttctacaaactgtggcttcttattgcctgggggtatcctttgttgaaaggtgattagttttccctgcttgtttcttgtctggagcttcacttgaagccacaccttgaaagcagcttgtctgttggaggtaggtatgaatatgctaatcaagatggccaattgaaatattcacacctacctccaacagacaagagttctttctcccaccctggaaattccacagacatataaacccaattttcctagtttcaaaaagacctcacaacctctgaggatgcctgccatagatgtgggtgaaacgtcaggagagaatgcttctgaaacatggccatacaacccgaaaaacttacagcaacccaacatgCTTACTGCTTAGAATTCCTACCACATGCTGTTTGGCATCATTTGGAATATAAGATATGATCGGAGCTTACCAGTCCTTTCTTGGAATAGGAAGGGTGGTATGTGATTATCCCATAAAGATTTGAACATGTTCAGGGAAATTTTGAATTGTTGGaggatattttatttatctattttgtatcaaaaacattgcataaattagtatcgaactgatagaaatagaaggagcacaagtggctaaacatCTTTTGACCAAtaatgggcaacagtgactgcactgtctgtagcctcaaacaattcttgctctgtatatgaggcagacaagcatacagatgcatagttgtctgttctgctccacagtcccaCAAGGTGGGggaattcttttaggtagttccattttaccaggttgtcttttgatctgcccactccacaatctattcagggacttccaagttgcccattcttgatttgcccctggaGGTAGACCCTCATCCGATTGAGATTTCCTAGCTTAGCTCCCCAGGGGGATACTCTTGCTGGGGAAATGTTAagaagagtggtggttctcatgaagcttttccttgatttgagtctactgggaggaggctgatagccatgcagtgggtggctttcacagtgttcaaccttatttctctcacagcagcaacttcctgttgcacatcaGGGGAGGCAattccagctagcttgtagagtttatcaacaggtgtaggtttaagacatcctgtgattattctgcatgtttcattcaatgctatgtttacCTGCCTCATGTAGGTAGACTTGTGCCAAGCAGGGCAGCCAGGTGGGAGTATATGAACGGAAGGCTCCTGTTTTATGCTGCAACCCATCTATCCGTccttatgtgtgtttgtatatttgtttttgcAGACACATTGGTCCACAGGATTTCCTTGACTGAAAAGTGATCTTTTCCCATCACAACCACCACCCAATCACCATGAAGGCATTTCTGGGACTCCTTCTCTTCTCTGTTTTCCTGGCTACAGGTATTGCGTGATGCCTCTCACTGGAGAAGGGATCAGTTTTGTTCTGTTACGGTCAAACAATGCTGCATGTGCAGCAGAGTTACagcattttgataccacttcagcTGCCCCTCCTTCATCCCGCAGAACTCTAGGATCTGTTGTTTCatgatatatttataattttttttgcatCTGTAGTTCAGGGGTGCATAAGAGCTCTCTAGAAGAAGCTTTTCCAAATCACAGCTCTCAAGACTCCACATGTTTGAGCCAGAACAATTAAATGGGTATTGATCGAACTAATATAATAGTGTAGGGCAAATGTACTCTGAAATTTGGCATTGGTTGATTTCTGTGAGAACCTGTTAGAGTTGGTCAAAGATGGAGAAAGGTTTTGCTGAAGGCAGGCACACAAAATGAAGAGGGTTCAAAGGTAATCTAGGGCAAATGTGGCCCGCCATGTGAACACACAGCATCAATTATCTGTTCCCATTGATGATACATGCTAGGGATGATGGAAGTTATAAGCTATAAATATTGGGAAGGAACCGTTTCTGAACTGTGATCTAGACATATCTGAGTCAAGAtgtgttagatcagtggttctcaatctgtgggtccccagatgttttggcctctaactcccagaaatcccgacagctggtaaactggctgggatttctgggagctgttggtcaaaacacctgaagactcAAAGGTTCAAAACCACTAGTTTAGATCTTGCTCCATTTCTATTAGTGTTGCTCATTTTGTCAGATACCAGCACCAGACAATATTCCCTGATCCCTAGTCAGCTCAAGACTGGTTGATACATGTGAGGCAGACCTATATGAACCTCAACTATATGAACCTATATGAACCTCAACTTTCATGAAAAGATTTGGGATCATGTCAAATTCCCTTTTCTGGTAAGACTTGAGGCAGGCCTTATATAACAACTGGGACTGTGGcgtagctggctgggagtcagatgCATTAGATCACTattaaccaaaaggtcatgagttcgaagcaagcccaggtcggagtgagcttccgaccattgtgtacctcgttgtcgacctttgcagcccaaaagacagtttcatctgtcaagtaggaaatttaggtaccgcttatgcaggaaggctaatttaactaacttaCAACgccttaaaaatctccagcaagcatgcaaagaatgaggaagtactccatcagtgtcagaaatggatggtgaagcaacagctcccctggtgtccagaataccctcaatgttaaatggcctctgtgtgtctgtctatatatgttgtgtttctatggcattgaatgtttgacatgtatatgtatattgtaatccaccctgagtcccctgcggggtgagaagggcggaatataaatactataaataaataagtaaataagaagAATTGACAGCAGCACAAACTCACAATAGGAAGACCCTTGTTTGTGACCATTTTGCTGTGGATCTAGTGCTATGGCGTGAGTTTATTAGTAGGATTGCCAAAGAGAAAACTGGTGAGGTTTCTTATACCTTAAATGGCTACACGGAAAAAGTATTGTGTGTTGCCAGCTTGAGTAGCAACCAACATTTGCTGAATTTCCCTCTTGCATGCAACCCTTAAAGGTATAGGAAACCTCTAAGggttttcactctggcaaacCCTAGTTATAGGCAAGAAGCAGCTGAGGCACAATTTGAAGTTGTTCTGCATGGCTAactgggaaggaagaagagaagcaaTATCCCACCCATGATCTTGTAGGTGTCCCCTACTGTTCCCAGCATTACTTGCAACTATTTCTCTGCATATCAAATGCTTGGTTGTTGGTCTATGTTTCCTCCCTTTGAGATATCAGTTGAGCAAAGGTGCTTGGAACACATACAGCTCAGATAGAATAAGGCAAGTATGAAATACAGACACCAGAAGCAAACTCAGTCCCACTCTCTGGGTGAAAGACACCCCAAACACTCTGGAAACATGGAGCTAGATTTTAATTACTTTTCTATGCATGCCTCTGCCATGATTTCCATGGGTGTGCCTTGGCTCCTTGATTTGTTCATCTCCAAACAGCTAATGACCCACACAACTTATCTCTCTTCATTGTGAATTACAACAGCCCATTGGGAATACATCATACAttagacttcaaactacaggaaagtagattccacctgaacattaggaagaacttcctgactgtgagaactgttcagcaatggaactctctgccccggagtgtggtggaggctccttctttggaagcttttaaacagaggttggatgaccatctgtcgggggtgctttgaatgagattattctgcttcttggcagggggttggactagatggcccacgaggtcccttccaactctgacgatgctagatggattatggatttatgaattggtgaacattgaccacaagatgattttattgctgctattgtattgttttgattgttttaactagttataactgttgacgttatattgtaatttgtaatttgtatattgtattttgtgaattgttgggcatcgaattgtgccttttgtaagccgccctgagtcccccctaggggcttgagaagggcggggtagaagcaccccaaataataataataataataataataataataataataataatatctcaatgattctatgacatctACTCACACCAAACCAAGAAATACAGGATCTTGCGTGAAAATGGAGAGAACCCCTATACCTTTACAGTGGTGCCAAAGAGGGAATTCAATAGCATGACACCTGTTGAAATTCTTTCTTTTCTACATCATTCAAGGTGCAACCCTACGCACAGTCCTAATGCTGGATTTCAGCCCTAGGCATAGTTTGTCTCCCACAGGATAGGACAACTGGAGATTCACAAAACCTTTGAGTGGAGATTATGAGATcagattctatggtcaacttttgctGGATGTTCTACCAGTTGATCATAGGCATTCTTGGAAAGAAtatttctctaggcattttctagatcttccatctttttgtatgtgtcaggagcgacttgagaaactgcaagtgtgagagaattggccgtctgcaaggacgttgcccaggggacgcccagatgttttaccatcctgtgattctatggtatgcttcatcAAGAAACCCAAGATATAGATAATTTCAGGCAAGAAAACTAGCTCCATTGTATGTGAAAATGGTTTACATGAAGGACCCTGAAAGGGAATACTAGGATATGTAGATCTACTGTAGTTTTAAATTAATGCACCAAGGTAGTGACTGACTTTATCTCATATTGACAATGACATGTCATTCCCCCTCTCCCACTTTTTAGGTGCTGGGTTGCATTGTGAAACATGTTTTGCAGCAGGTGACACTTGTTCTGGCAAGCAAGAAGCATGTCCTTCTAGTTCAGATGTCTGCATCGCTATGGTGACTGAAACGAAATCAGGTGAGTTGAGGGGATTTCCCAGGTCATAAAGTCCAAAATTTGATTGGTTTCTTAAACCTCCTCCTATGGAAATAGCTCGCTAATTTTGTCCAGTATGGAGCATCCTTATTCAGTTCAAGGTCAGGGAAGCAAAATGGTACGTGTAATGCTGATGCTTACAAGGGTGAGCACATTATGGTGCATTCCAGGGTGCTTTGAGCTGCACAATCGGCTACTTCAGCACTAGGTTAGTGTAGCACAATGAACACCCACAAAgacttgggacctcatcagaccatcacatgacacaaggcaaCTTCTGGTGGTTGCCTATGAGAACAGAGCctccctggatggtcttaagctcctagatagttcatagaaggagaaatGTTTGcaaaggtaagctgggccagaaccaattagagctttataggctaaagctagcactttgaattgtgcccagtagcagattggcagtcagtggagctggtgtaacagtggagTTGTGTTCTCCCTGTACCCTGTTCCAGTGAGCAGTCTTGCTGCCAcctgttcaggacctgaacagcctccttagcagtaggtggaaagaagtaatagcatctacactacagaagcCCTCTTCCCTGCAGTAATAGCAGGAAGGTCCTTAGATAACATGGTTGTGTTGTGATTGTTCCTTAAAGTTTTGCTAGATACCTTGTAGCACAGTAGGGAAAGGATGGGGTAGAAAGTGCATGGATGAATTGATTTGGTTCACAGTAAATACGGTAAAGGTAAaacttttcccctgacattaagtccagctgtgtccaactctgggggttggtgctcatctccatttccaagtcaaagagccagcattatccatagatacctccaaggtcatgtggccagcatgactgcatggagcactattaccttcccaccggagcagtacctattgatctactcacatttgcatgttttcaaactgctaggttggcagaagctgggactaacagtggtagctcacccccgctctctggatttgaacctgcgacctttcagtcagcaagttcagcagctcagtggtttaacccacggcGCTATAAGCCTGGATTATAttgtccatctctctctctctctctctctctcttgttacatctaggagGAGCAGGCTTTACAACTGCTGTGAAGGGATGTAACCAGAAATCTGAGTGTCGAAGATTACAGGGAGAAGTGGGGAAGCCTGTTTCTGCACAATTTATGAACCTTCAAGCTGGATCTGTTATTAAAAGTGTGGTGTGCAACAAGGCCTCCGCCTCTTCTACATCCCTCCTGTTGGCCATCTTTACTCTCCTGCTGAAGAAGTTCCTCTTCTAAAGCATCTTGCATCTGAGTCAGCTAGGAAAAGCTACTCTTTATCATCTGCATGTGTGCAGTTTTCTTTGAAGCTTTCAGTGTTATGCTTATCACTTACATTTTACTCAATGGgggtaaaataaaaatcaaattataaaaaatgaaattcagtTATTGTCTGCTACTGTTCATTTAGGGGTGAGAGgcaagaaatataatataatatatggaaATAATTTACTCCTCCTACTCCAATTGGCTTGATATTAGATGCAAAAATGTATATGTTCATCAAATTATAGGATCACAGatttggaggagaccacaagggtcatccagtccaaccccagaacgtccagttcaaccccctatcatgcaggaacatagaatcaaagctgcctcaacagataaccatccagcctgtgcccaaaaacctctagagaaagaGACTCAGCCATGCTTTGAGGCAGATTTGGGCAACTATGCAATGCCTAAACTGTGATTCCCAAATGAATTTGTCTGATCTGAAAATAGGCCTGGATTGTTTGGATTTGTTCCAGGACCAAGGTGTAATGAAATAGGTCTTGCTGTTTTCTTAGGCCATGTTTCAGGCATTCAGCAATGTTGGTTGTGTAAGAAATAATTCTAatgatacatgtgtgtgtgtgtgtgtgtgtgtttgtgggattaacataactaaaaaaaaccactggacaaattgacaccaaatttggacacaatacacatatcaggccaacgagtgaccatcactcataaaaacactgaaaaacacagcagaagagacttaaaaataaataatacattagaatgcatgtgcaaaaccacatatatacacatatgcacaaatatatacacacatatacacacacaaaacacatatagactgggtcacagcaacgggtggcaggggacaactagtttaTACACTCACACTCAGTAGAATAGGGATAAATAGAAATGATATAATAATCTAAAGAGAAGGAGTTTCCATTAAAAGCGCCTTTAGTCTGTTACCTATGATAGAGAATAGTTG encodes:
- the LOC132780181 gene encoding phospholipase A2 inhibitor and Ly6/PLAUR domain-containing protein-like — its product is MKAFLGLLLFSVFLATGAGLHCETCFAAGDTCSGKQEACPSSSDVCIAMVTETKSGGAGFTTAVKGCNQKSECRRLQGEVGKPVSAQFMNLQAGSVIKSVVCNKASASSTSLLLAIFTLLLKKFLF